The following is a genomic window from Mycobacterium parmense.
CTGCCACTCGTATCCACCCATGAACGACTCTCACCCAAAGCGATTCGGCAGGCGTGCGAAGATTTACGTCCATGCTGCCGCTGACCGCATTCTGCGTACCGCAACGTGGTCGAGGTGTGGCGAAAAGCAAATGTGCGTCTGGCCGAGAGAACGGCGTTTCAACGCAGAACTGAAAGCCCCTCCCCGCCGAATTGCAGGCGAAGCTCCGTCTTGAGCACCTTGCCGGTGGCGTTTCGCGGCAAGTCGGGAACGACATGTACTCGTGACGGGCATTTGAAGTGGGCAAGGCGTTCTCGAGCGTAATCGATAAGCTCCTCTGCATTGACGGCGGCATCCTGCTGAAGGGCCACGACGGCCACCGGAGTTTCGCCCCAACGCGGATGCGGCACACCGACAACCGCGACCTCGCGCACGGCATGGTGACGGTAGAGGACCTGCTCCACCTCGATCGGGTAAACGTTCTCACCACCGCTGATGATCATGTCTTTTTTTCGGTCGACCAGAGTGATGAAACCTTCTCGGTCAATGCGGCCCAAGTCGCCAGTATGAAACCAGCCGCCACGAAAAGCTTGCACTGTCGCCTCGGGAAGACCCCAGTAGCCCGCGAATACGTTAGGGCCGCGCACTACTAACTCGCCCACCTCGTCGACGGGGACGTCGTTGTCGGCGTCGTCGACGATACGAGCTTCGACGTGAAAAGCCGTCCGACCGATCGATCCGGCCTTCTCCTTAACGTGTTCAGCGTCGAGGAATGAGACGATAGGCGCGGTTTCGGTCATCCCGAAACCCTCCTGGAACGGCAGACTGCGTCCTTGGAAGAATTCGATGACGGTCAACGGACACGGTGCGCCACCCGCAGCCGCCAGTTCGAGAGCCGACAAATCGTGGTCCTCGAATCCATCGACGTTCATCAGCGCGGCCCACATCGCCGGAACCATGAATTGCACTGTCGCATGCTCTTGGGCCATCATCGCCAGCGTCTGTCGCGGATCGAAGGACGGCAGCAGCACGCTGCAACCGCCGACATGCAGCAGCGGCAGCGTGTGCACTCCGAGTCCCCCGATGTGGAACATCGGAGCCACGGCGACGGTCACGTCCGTCTCACGCAGCCCGCGCCCGATTGTCAGCGCGTTCATGACGTTCCACAGATGGTTGTCGTGGGTGAGCATCACACCTTTGGGACGCCCCGTAGTCCCGGACGTATACATCAGATTTGCAATGTCATGGCCCGCCACGTCGGAGCCCACAGCTGTGGGCGCTTCACTGTTCACAACGTCGTCGTAGGAAAGCTCACCGGCAAGGCATTCACCGCCGACGGCCATTTGGTGGCGGACCCGCACCCCATCCTCTGACACCGCGGCGCGGGCGACCGGGGCCAGCGGGTTGGAATACACGAGCACGTCTGCGCCTGAGTCGGCCAGCTGGTAAGCCACCTCTGCTGGCGCCAACCGCACGTTCATGGGCACGAAGATCGCGCCTAGTTTCGCGGCCGCCAGCATCGTTTCTATGAACGCGGGACTGTTGATCAAGAGACCGCCAACCCTGTCGCCCTTGCGGACACCGAGCGCTCGCAGGGCACGCGCAAGCCGGTTGGTCCGTTCATCGAGCTGAGTGAAGGTGATCCGTCGGTTATCGTCAACGAGGGCGGTGCGGTCGCCGGACAGGAAGGCCCGTTTCGTCGCCCAACTGCCAATACCCCTGTCCATGTGAACTCCTTCGGAGCCGGTCGCCCAGACACGTCGTCGTGGGCCGATTCAGTGCCGAACAGCTATAAGCCGATGCGCTTGGCGATGATCTCGTTCATGATCTCGTTGGTGCCACCGCCTATTCCGAGAATGCGGCAATCTCGGTAATGCCGTTCGACTTCGGACTCGCGCATATAACCCATCCCACCAAAGATTTGAACCGCCTCATTCACCACATAATCGCACGCGTATACGGCGGTGTTCTTGGCCATCGACACCTCAGTGACTACATCCTCCCCGGCCAGCCACCGTTGCATCACGGCGCGGGTGTAGGCGCGCGCGACGTCGACCTGCCTGGCCATTTCCGCGAGCTTATGGCGGATCACTTGACGAGCCGTCAGAGGTTTCCCGAAAGTCTGGCGTTCGCGCGCCCAACCCTTGGCTAATTTGAGCGCGCGCTCCGCCGTCGCGTATGCCTGCACGGCAATGCCGAGTCGTTCCGACTGAAACTGCTGCATGATCTGCAAGAATCCGCCGTTCTCTGCCCCCACCAGGTTCGCAGCGGGAACGCGAACGTCAAAGAACGAGAGTTCTGCGGTATCGCTGCAACGCCATCCCATCTTGTCCAGCCGGCGGTCAACCTTGAACCCCGGTGTGCCCTTGTCGATAACCAGCAACGAAACTCCGCCGTACCCGGGTCCCCCGGTACGCACCGCGGTAGTCACGAAGTCGGCGCGGACACCGCTCGTGATGAAGGTCTTAGCACCGTTGACCACGTACGTGTCACCATCGCGGACTGCTCGTGTGCGTAGGTTCGCCACATCTGAGCCCGCTCCGGGCTCGGTGACTGCCAGCGAGCCGATCATATCTCCGGCCAGGGTGGGGCGAACGTAGTGGTCGATCAGGGCATCCGATCCATTCGCGGCGATGTGCGGAAGCGCGATGCCGTGGGTGAACAACGCGGCGCACACGCCGGTAGACCCACCGCACGCCAGAATTGCCTCGGTTACCAACGCCGAATCGATCGCGTCGCCGCCGCTGCCTCCCACGTTCTCGGGGAATCCAACCCCGAGAAGTCCCACATCGGCAGCCTTACGGTGCAGCTCGCGCGGGATTTCACCTGCCTCCTCCCAATCCGTCACTTTCGGTGTTATCTCGCGAGCGACGAAAGATCGCGCCAACTGGCTCAGTGCTAGCCGCTCCGGCGTGGTCCACGGATCGTTGGGCACAGCGCAGCCTTCCGTCCCGGCTATGTGTTTGGTGGTTGCTTCGATATCCGTCATGATGGCTCCCGGATCGAATTGCGTCGGCAACCGAACAGCGGTTGCACGCAGGTGCAAGGTGTCTCAATTCGATTGTGCAGTCGGACGATTCGGAAAGCATTCGCCCAACGGGGCGAGCGGCCCGTGTGCTGAATTCCGAAACAATCGGAGCGAAACTTTGTCTTCGCCTCCCAGCGCACGCGCCGAAAGCATTGTCCTGGAGCATGACTGCGCCGCCCACCAACACGATCAAGCGCATAGGCGGCATCG
Proteins encoded in this region:
- a CDS encoding acyl-CoA dehydrogenase family protein, whose translation is MTDIEATTKHIAGTEGCAVPNDPWTTPERLALSQLARSFVAREITPKVTDWEEAGEIPRELHRKAADVGLLGVGFPENVGGSGGDAIDSALVTEAILACGGSTGVCAALFTHGIALPHIAANGSDALIDHYVRPTLAGDMIGSLAVTEPGAGSDVANLRTRAVRDGDTYVVNGAKTFITSGVRADFVTTAVRTGGPGYGGVSLLVIDKGTPGFKVDRRLDKMGWRCSDTAELSFFDVRVPAANLVGAENGGFLQIMQQFQSERLGIAVQAYATAERALKLAKGWARERQTFGKPLTARQVIRHKLAEMARQVDVARAYTRAVMQRWLAGEDVVTEVSMAKNTAVYACDYVVNEAVQIFGGMGYMRESEVERHYRDCRILGIGGGTNEIMNEIIAKRIGL
- a CDS encoding acyl-CoA synthetase, with the translated sequence MDRGIGSWATKRAFLSGDRTALVDDNRRITFTQLDERTNRLARALRALGVRKGDRVGGLLINSPAFIETMLAAAKLGAIFVPMNVRLAPAEVAYQLADSGADVLVYSNPLAPVARAAVSEDGVRVRHQMAVGGECLAGELSYDDVVNSEAPTAVGSDVAGHDIANLMYTSGTTGRPKGVMLTHDNHLWNVMNALTIGRGLRETDVTVAVAPMFHIGGLGVHTLPLLHVGGCSVLLPSFDPRQTLAMMAQEHATVQFMVPAMWAALMNVDGFEDHDLSALELAAAGGAPCPLTVIEFFQGRSLPFQEGFGMTETAPIVSFLDAEHVKEKAGSIGRTAFHVEARIVDDADNDVPVDEVGELVVRGPNVFAGYWGLPEATVQAFRGGWFHTGDLGRIDREGFITLVDRKKDMIISGGENVYPIEVEQVLYRHHAVREVAVVGVPHPRWGETPVAVVALQQDAAVNAEELIDYARERLAHFKCPSRVHVVPDLPRNATGKVLKTELRLQFGGEGLSVLR